TGTGTAAATCACGATCCAGGCACTCAAAAATAGTTTCCACAAAGCCCAGGGGCACACGCTTCTTGAAGAACAGAGCAAATATTTAATGAATCAAGAACGTTACATCTCTCTGTTAACGGCACAGCCTGCCTATTTTTAACCAAGCTTTGCTTTAGTTAAGGCCTTGACCATCTGAGCTGTGATGTGACTCTCTGATTTACCGCTAATGCCATCTTCTGCGCGGGTCCCGCTCGGCATTTCTGCTGGCTCTTCATGAATAGGCATGGCTCTTCCAACCACACACATCAGCTTTGTCTCCAGAGGACCCAGTTTTAAGTATTCCTTAAGAAGAAAGAATATTATTCTGCAATTACATCGAAAAGCATCcgttcttcagaaaaaaaaccccaacaactttccttttaaaagcaaCTGTAGAGATGGTGCCCTGGGGTGGCTGTGTTTGGTAAGGTGAGTGTTAATGGGCCTGGTGTACAAGCCAGCTCATCTTCGgaggctgcagccctgctgccctcttCTTTTCCTGTGCGTTTTCACCAACAACATTTTCTCTGCAAACCAAATTCTGCTCCCAAGTTCAGTTCTGTGAGAAGAATTAAACTAATCCAACAGCTCACTACTGCCAAAAGAGAGAGGTCCAAGTCCAGCCATGTGCTTCCACCACGTCTGTGCTGGCTCTGGTCTCCTCCAAACCTCTGGGTCAATTCGGTTGACTAACCCAACAAAAAACTAGTTCAGAAGGATACAAAATGGCAAGCTTTTCTGCTGGGATAGTGAGTACATCAGCTACAGAAAAGGCTGATGCGCGCTACGGGTTCCctaagggcaggagcagggccgtACAGCCAGggccagggagagggggaaaaggatccCTACATGCAGGCTCTTGAATCACCTCTATTTACTAAACGCTTTTATAATAGTTGCCAGTGCAACGTCGCTGTTTGCGCTTACAGCTTCGTTGCTATAAAGCACGAGAATGTCAGCAGCACccatgtccctcagtgggacGTTGTCCCTCTGCAGTGCtagcagcaggaagaaagaagtAAAGCTAGTGTTCCTCTCCCAAGGCAACAACTGCAAGGAAACAAATGCctggacagatattttttttttgttaaatgttctGTGTAATGACTCTCCAGGTCAGAGCCTCTCCTTAAGTTAGCCTCTGATCAAGGCAACAGGGTGATTTCTCTGGAACACAAGTTGCAGGGTATTAATCAAGCTAATGCCAAATTTCTAGAAAAAGagatgttgggttttgttgttggggtttttttttttaaactcattatTGAATATATTTGAATAGAATATTCAAGAGTAAAGAAACAGCAGTATCTTTACCCAGCAAACCCTGCAGTCTGCACCACAACTATATCATCATCTTTAATTTGCAGTAGATATCGATGATGTAGATTAATGTATTTTCTGAGAGTAATTAGTTTATTTAGACATGTATTTAAGTTTTTGTAACTCAAGTGTAGTATCAAAAGCACCCAGGAAACACCTTTTTGCAATCTAGGATCGAGGATCCCCTGAAGCAGGTGCCACCACCTCTTTTGAGAACCACACAAAGTCTATTTCCATATAACCTGTAGCTTCTTATTTTCTGAACTCCTGTATTTTTCACCTAGGAACACCTTCATCTAGGCTTGCTGTTGAAGGAATAAATTACTTGTTGGTCCCTTAATGCTACTATGCAACATAAATTCCAAAGGACCAGCATCCAAGCACACAAGTCTGTGCAGTACCACAGAAAGCTGTCACTAGGTGACATTCAGAATTCTTTCTAGGGGGAATTTCATCCTGAAACCCACACGTGCTGATTCCTAGGACGCCATTCAGTTGCCAAAACAAGGTGCCTCGTGCTCGCAGAAATGCCCTAAGGCATCCGAAACATCCACGTGAGGCTGACCTGTATGACACAGAACCTATGGCCTTTTGGCCAGCCTCTGAAGGACAGGGAGTGTCCTAACCACCTCAAATAGCACCAGATGCCTACGATTAAGCATCTGAATTGTACACTATTAAGGTAAAAGACATTGGAGCTTTTTCTGCCGTAACACCACCGGGAAGAAAACGCTCCTGGCAGAAGCTCATGCTCCGTGCCGAAAGATGTTTGCGTCAGTGAAAGACCCGATTACTTTAACTCATACCTGGAAATCTTCTTCATCTTCGTACAAGCTATCAACAGTTGGAGAAAATGACTTTGCCCACAGCTCCTCATCACTGTCTTGAGGCTTCTCCTTCTCTGTTTTAGACTGAATCTTTGGAAAGGCTTCTTTTTTCTGACAGGGGACTGGGGCTCTTCTGAGGCTTTCATCTCcatctgtctttgctttttaaagagaagaacAATGATGTGTATGTAATTGTGAAGCTTTATGAAGATCAGAATTAGTACTTGGTATGAGCGTTGCCTGCAAACTTTAACGTGGCTTCGACGGTGTGATGTAAAGAACAGCTTGGTAGGATTTTTAATTGTCAATCCAAGCCAAATGTTGATTTTGCtcactgattttatttctgttcacaATTTCTGATCAAGATCAGGGACTGAAGTTGATTGGAATTTAGTAGTGGGTctgtgggatggggcaggggaaaaaatgagcttTTATCAGTTCAACTTAAATCCCATGTAGCCctgaatagttaaaaaaataggaaaggcaGCAAAAACAAGTACAACCTTTTTCTATATCCATGTATGTATCcctgtatgtacatatatatacaaattCCTGAAACACAGCTCGTCTGCTTATAACTCCCCTGAAGAGCTCACATTTGCAGTTACTAATTCTCAGGATGACAGAAAATTCTGGACGTGGACTGCCAAGTTATATGTTTGCCTGGGACAGTGATGTGACCCCAGCTTACGGGAGCAAAACCTGCTCCTCCCAGTAACTGTCCTAAAGGTCTAGCAAAGGTAATAGTGCTGAGCTGTTCAAAGTAAACATAGATCTAATTCAGAAGTTTTAGTCAATGTGTTTGTTGGTGCCTGATGGCTCCAGAAAGGCCCACCTGTGGCTGGAACCGATCAGAACTTCAAGACTTGTTCATGTATCCATAACTGTATGGCTTCAATTTTTGCAACTTACCTCTTTGGtttagttttgtccttttttcccccctctttctcctACTCAGACAAAGATCTAAAGTAAAACATGTGATTCTAAGGACTCCATAGAAACCACCCTGCACAGAGAAgcacactcccaggtccttcttcCCTAAGGGTATACCCTTTTCCTGGGCACACCTACAAGAATAGATGGAGATTCAGGCCCAAAATTCAGTACCGCTTACCAAGATTTTCAGTTCAGGCTGAGCTCCATGTAGCTTCATCTGCTCTTGCCAGGGATTCATTTATCATTTAACTCTAGTGTATCTCTATGAGCTGAACGACTGTGAAGTGCATGTACACTTCAAGTGAAAGCCAGTGTGGAGTTCAAGAGTGTCCACTCAGGGACAAGATAATAATGAAGTTATATTGGTATGGATCAGTAAATAACTGATTAAATATATGAATCATATCTTCATAAAAGATAGCTGATCCTATTAACCACGTTCCAGGCTAGCTCTATATGAGTGATTACATCCAACATTCTAAACAccaatttcagttttaaaactgtattaCAGTTAGGTTGTGGTTTTGTCTTCTTAACACAAACTACAGTCTACCATTGCTGTGGTGGCTGCAATTAAGTGTTCGCCATGTAAAACAGGGAGTTTGataaaaaacttcagaaataaaaagtatgTAAATGTTCCGTAACTTATCAGTTGTTATAAGCTGCTGGCACGCGCATTACCTGCATCCTCTCTATACTCTACTTCTTTCATTTCATCCTTAGGAAACTCATCTTTCAAGCCAGCTGCCTGGGTAAGAAACGCATtcctacaaaattaaaaaaataaagtgaaattcaTCTTAGAGGTCTGAACTTTCTCTCTGAATCTCTCTGTGCAATCTCTGGGGGTGAGGGGTGCACGCACCCTTTCTGAAAGCCATTTGCTTCTTAACCACAAATGCAGAATAGCGCAATGGTTTAAAAATGCAATGGAGGCAGCCAGGTAGCTTAGTGCCTAATACGCTGCTCTTTTTTATTCTTAGTGCCTAAGTTCAACTATGTCCATgagactaaaagaaaacaaatgttataGTCTCCAGTCAGTCCAAGATCCAAACCACAGCTGGCAGCTCCCACTTAAAAGCAGGCCAAAGtttggagaggagagaaaaatggtCACTTCTTAAGACTTGGAACTTTTTTTATGCAATATAGCTGAAATCACTGGGCTGGGACTGGAAAATGAAGATGGATCATTCTCATTGTTACATTGTGCTTTTGATATCATTAGCGTTGACATTTTGCAGCTAAATTTATCTTTCTCTAGGGAACAAGTTAAAGAATTTCAATATCAAAGAAACTAATACAACAGACACCTCTACAGACAGACCCATCCCAAGGCCTCTTCCTTACTCGGTACCAGGTCATCTGTTTCACTTGAGATTGCAAAACCCCATATATTGGTATATTAATCTTCACATCCTCAAACATTGTGCCAACGGTAAAGAAAAAACCCTGTTAGTCAGCACTTGGTCTGAGCAGCTGGGTCTGAGACAGTTACAACAGAAAGAAACTATTTCCAAGCTCCAATGGTAAACCCACTGAACGAAAGTAAGTGTTGCTAGGTTATAAATAGATAATTAAAGAACCCAGTTGCTTCCCTGAATTTTGGTATTTGGGAGGTTACAATGTCACTGTCATGCTTCAGAGCCACAAGTCCCACACATCCTCAGTCAAATTCTGCCTCCCCTCCATTAGGAAACTACCTTGGCTTTTTTGTGGTAAAGCCCAAACAGGCGGCAttaccttttaaaacaaattaatcacTTTTGAGTCTGCAAAGGTATCATTTTACCTGGGTATTCTCAGATTCTGAAGTCTGCTATCAATCAGTTCTTCCACTATACtgatattttcttcttccaggagCTGAATAGAGGCTTTCAAATCACTTACTTCCTTTTGGTACACCTTAATCttttgacaatttaaaaaaaaaaaaaaaaaaaaaaagatcatctcAGAAAGACTATACCCATTTTGGAAAGCTTCATAGTAACTCTCTTAATAGCACATACCTAGAAAGATTGCGGCTATATCAGCAAGACTATGTATTTGGGGGAGAAATATAGTGACACATTTTCAGGCGAAGGGAAGGGCCTCGCTGGTTCTTTCACACCTTTTTTAGGACCCTTTACTGGCACAACTCTGGCAATCGCAGCCACACCTTTGGGCTCTGCAACCCTGATAGCAGAACCGTCTCATGTAGCCAAACACATCTGGCAGACagaagctgtgatttttcttttttttgccttcacaTCAGAGCTTTGAGAGAGAAAAACGGTCTTTGTAGAGTTATTCAGGCTCTTGCTCAGCAAGTGTTGCTTTTCTAATTGCTGCCTATACGCAAAACCTTCTTGCCCAGAATTAGTGAAGCTTTCAGTCCAATTTAGCCACGACATTGGCTAAACCCGGGATTCTACTTTCTTTTGGACTGATAATCGCCCCATACTGACATGAAGTTATGTTAACCAAAGTATACCAGTTACTCAGTTCCCACAATTCCTCTCACTTTTCCTAAAGTACAGGCAAGTTCTTACCCCTTCACTGGGAAGCAGAATGTACTATGGGACAGATACCTTCCCCGAAATCTTAGCCATATGCACATATTTAAAAACAGTACCTAGGGATCTGAATGCATCTGTTCTCACTAAAGCCAAATTAACCCAGCTATAATCATCCAAATTTGCCGTTAAAAACTAGTTCCCATTTCTCCCAGGGATTAAAAAAGGTGCAAATGACAGGACATCAACCAGTAACAGGATGCGGCTTGGCACGAGGAGGTGATGCAGCTTTGCACCATCTTGGTGTGACACAGTAATCATGGAAAAATGTGACTGAAGTCTCTAAATCTGTTCAAATTTGGGGGTAACTAGTTTAGGGCTGTTTTGGTAAGTCATTTTTTGGTTCAGCGGCCAAACTGAAAAAATGATAAATTTTGAACCGGGACAAAACTAGAATGTTTGGTTTATCTCCCCAGAAGAAAATACTGGAAGAGTCTGACAGCTACATATAAACATTAGCCTGAAAGAAAGTATTAAATCTGTataagaaaagcacagaaaatgaatGGGTGAATTCAGAGGACTGGAGAAGTTAGTGATAATAGTTTTGTTTTCCACAATAATTCAAAGCATTAATTCATAACACAGGAAACTTCTAGTTGAGAAGAAAGAAACCCACATCCCTCAACTGTCAGGAGAGGGCCTGTCAGGATGTAAGGCTACTCCAAAATGGATCTCCCCTGTTGACACTGCCTGACGCGTGTAAAATTTTACGTGTGCAGTGAGACGGGGAGATGGGAAGGGAATTCATACTCCCTGCATGTGTGTTTATACAGATTAAAACATTAACTCTCTGCTGTTGACCCCCACCTCATTGCATCAGAACCCCTGGTTTGGACACCTTCCCTGGAAAGTTAAAGATGTAGGCTCAGAGCTCAttaaggggaagaaggaaagccTTATCCCTGCGTACTGGCAAGGGTCTTAAGCTACTaggtaaaagggagaaaactctGCCAGGTTTGTTGGTGTGGCACTGAAAAATAGTAAATTCATTTCTTAATTTCCAAAAAGTTTTGCTCAATTCTAAACTGTGAGGTTGAAAGGTGGGGAAGGGTATTTCCTCCCTCCAATCTCTTCCTTAGATTGGATCACAACAAAGAATCTGTATTGATTGGAACAAACACAATCAAACTTTCATCATGAAAAAATCAGTTTCCTAAATTGGGTTAGAAAACCTTTTTCTCGACGAGAAAAGTTACGACTACTTAATATATAGCTCTAAATTTCCATTAAAGGACAGTATAGAAGCTATCAAGTAATCAGTTACAACTACATACATACGACCTCTCTTCAGTGTACTAATCTCCAGGGTTTCTTTATTATCTCCCATTTAAAGCTGTCTCAAGCCCTCTCTCCAAAAATGTTTCCAACattcacattcattttctttcaatatgGCAGCACTAGAACTTTAATGCAATTCAGAACTGTGCTCTTCAGATACTTAGATGGTTGTGCCTTTACACTATTTAGTATCCCGATCGTCACAGATATGAATACTTAATCGTATGGAATGTTGTGGTCTTTCATATAACTGCTTGGGCAGGAAAAAGGGTCTTTCATTTGTGAAAGCGGCTGTTTACCCTTTACCTTTATCCACCACATACATTGTTTGCTGCTCAGGATTACAGATTAATTACAGGACAATTGCTCTCCTCTTCCTAGGAAAGTCTTCAGAGGCCCGTCACTGGAAACAGTTATGACTCTGGGCCACCGTATTTCAAACCTGAACTGCCATGATAAACTGTACACAAGTGATCCTCTTACCTGTTCTTTTAGCCATTCGTTCTCTTCGATTGCTCTGCAACTGTTTTTGTCCAAGTATCTTAGAGCATCCTGAGAAAACACAATTTCAGATCATCTCGTCTGAAAGCAGGAATTTGACAGAGCTGCACACTTTAAAGAAGAACCTTCTGCTGTTTAGCAGGAAATAATTAAGAAACATCCACACAACAGACTGTAGCATCCCCTCAGGGATTACAAGGGGATTTAGTCCACAAGGCCAGCTGCTTCTACTCTATCATCCTGCCTAGCGCAGTTTATATGTCAAGCAATTTCCCAATATTTTATAATGTCCCATATTAAAATAGGacattttctttttgcctaaCAAGTTCTGCTATGTTCCCACTACTGCTCGAATCTTCCTGTTTTCAGGAAATCGAACCTTTAGCTATTAAAAATCCCAAGCAGAATCACAAATGAGGCAGTACTCATCAAGTACTGACAAGTGACTTGAACATGTAGAGGGCTATGCTAATGAGCCAAGGCTATAATTTAATTATTGATGTCAGtaagaggaaaaaggaacaaCTGGGAGGGAAGATGCCCCTGTAGATCACCATAAATGCAGTCCTTTGGATTGTGTTCTCACGTGACTGAAAATCACAGCACTGAAGTCAGGGAATTTAAATACCTAATGAGCCTAGCCAGGGTGTTGTACTGAAGCATGCTTTGCATTTTGTGAGTGCAAAAAGTTGTCACCATAAACACGTTCTAAATCATGTTTGCAAATCAGAGCTGGCagagatgacaaaaaaaattgGTATATCACTAAGTCTAAATTTTGCTGTAGACTGCACTACTTTGGCATTATTTAAATGTTGTACTTTACAAGTacaaaaccacatattttttttttcaaattgaggTATATTTCCATGCAGACAATCTTTGAGTGTGTTATTGTTTTTTGAAGTCTACACAAACATCAAAATCAAGGTCTCAGCAAAAGTGACAGGTTCTTTAACAAAACCTATCAGCGCATGGTGCCCCAGTTTCCCATACCGTGTTTGTAAAACACCCTCACACCTACCCATTGTTAGTCTGATGTAAAAAAAAGTACATGTCTGTATAACAATAACAATTGCCATGTTCAGTAAGAAGATTTACAGTTTATTTTACTCTCAATTTATCAGAAAATTTCCAAGTCTGAAATcgaattaaaataattaatactgCATAGTACATGAATCCTAACTGTAATGTCATTAGCacttttaaaaaaggtagaaGTAATGAATACCTCTGAGGCTTGTTCCTTAAGTAAGTTCATGTGCATCTCAACCAGtctgtcattttcttcttttgtttcttttaaggcaTTTCTATAatattcttcaaaacaaaaaagaaaattagaaatcGTTATCTGAcatccatttctttctcctgacAACAAATAGATGACTGGAATGTTGTTCCTAAACTGGAACTTATCAGCCAGCATCACATGCATAGATGCTCCACAGAAAAGGATTCAAACATCCTCGTCCATAGAAATTGTCTTCCTAAACCCAAAAGACAGTAGTGTTAACTAGAAAACTAGAAATCTGAAGTGGCTTACACATTTCTGTTGGCAACTACAGCGCCTAATAAACTGAGCAATTCTCTGCTAAAATATTGCCATCTTAACACTAAATGTTGTCTCTATCAATAGCAGAGCTCCTGGACTCATGCAAGAgatttgtttagaaaatttattttttaggcATAGGAGCATACTGGATCATCTTATGCacatgttgtgggtttttttgacagtaaTTACACAAAGCCTAATAAATTTTCTGACTTATCTAAGCCTTCCAGGGGGTTCTAATTTGACAACAGGACAAAATGGAGAATGTGGCAATTACTTCAATGATTTGCTTTCATTGTTATTTGTGGTCATTATTTAGAAAGTGCATCTTACACCTAACTGTATTTGTTTGGCTTCAAGTTCTAGTCACttactatttaattatttcatcCTTCCCTTCAACTGGTTTTGTGCTATTCTGAACAGCCCACTGCTGCctggtattttctgcttttgaaggaaTGAATGAGATtgtagtaattttcttttaaggatgGCACTTCATACTTGTTCCAGAGGCTTGAAATTCAGCCTAGCTCTGCACTTGTCTTGCAGACAGCCTATTGCTGATCTGGCTGTAAATGAGTATCTGGTCACAGACCCACTGTGGAGTCAAAGGCAGTCAAATATGAATGGTGCGTTAGCTCTTAATTTAACGCTGTGGAAGCTGTCCTGCCTTCGTCAATCCACCATCTAGACTTGGCAGAATGAAATGGAAGTATTTACATGCTATAATTAATTcatcttttcattctttcagaCAGCTAAACAACCTGAGTGgtactgggagaatgaagaaaaggaggaactgTTCAGACATACTTCCTGTTTCTAAGGAGGCTATTTTCCCTAACTCTCTCACTGCAACACTGTTTCCCCAGACCTCACATTAGTGTATGGCGCTCTTCTGCTTCCTCTACCTTCCagcaattttgtttaaaatttcatCTCCAGACCAGTGACCTGTGCCAGCATCAAACCCTTCAGTGGTACCTACAGAGACAGAAACCTCTTCAACTATGCTTATTCCCCAAGCCAGTTACACATTTGAGGAGTGAACAAGCCCAGTTTGCCGCCACATCACTCCAGAAGCTTGTTAGGTTTggttagttggggttttttttgtggtttggggtttttttttggtaggctAGAAGACTGTACTTCCCAGCCGCTTTATAAGTTCGATTTTAGGAAGTTGAGTAAAATAGTACCCTAGCATCCAGTACTGGCAGCAGCATTTTGCAGTATGTTAACTAGGCAACTGCTATATGTACCTCTATAACAGTCTTTCTATAAATACACTTCCGTTCGACCACAAATTTTTGGCTCTGTACCCTGTGTCATGCAGGAGGTCAGACTGAATGTTCCTACTGGCTCATTCAGGCATTCTATATAAAAGCCCATTCTCCTTTTGCATTTCATATTTCATCAGCTGTATAGCAAAGTTATAAATTGATTAAGAACATGGAAAATGCGTAATGAAAAATATCGACCTCTCCTGAATAAAGAGACGGATATCTGACAAACAATCTGGCAATGTATAAAACACAGTGCAGATCTTAATCGTGATAAAATATGTTTCAAGAGACAAAAAGATAGCTAGCTGGCTCTCATCCACAGTAGCTGATGCCTGGTAATGGTTGGCACAGAGGATAGAGAGACCCTTAGACAGTGTCACTGCCTGTTACTACCAGCTGCTTGGCTGTGGTCGTGCATACTGAGAGGGacataaaggaagaaaaccaggACATCCTTCTCCCATTAGAAGCCTGGGTTATGCaacagtaaaacatttaaatggttttaaaataacgCAGGAGTAAAGAAATCGTTGTAAAGCACACAGCACCAGAACACATAAGCTCACAAATTAATTCCACTGTTGTGTCAGTATTGAAAGAGTTCCCAGTATTTGTATATGTCTGTACTGGCAATTTTGAAGGGCCTCATACATGAGCCTGTGCAATTAGGGGGCAAAGTTCAGACCACCGGCTAAACAGCTCCCTCTAGCCCTGCATttaaaccaggctgctcaactCAAGAGACTCTGTTGCAAGAATGAGCTCATACTACTTTCCTGTCAAAGGAGTTTTCAACATACGAAGCGCTTGTAGCATGATGAGAAGCAACAAGAGCAGAGTCAACATTTTCAAGTGTGACTGCTAAGGGAGGCCTGTATGTAGGTGACCTAAATACATGTAgacttatttttagaaaactgctgtccttaataacatttttaagaaatggGTTGCCTGTATTTTACAAGAAAACAGTCAGAAGGCAAGCTTATCACTTTCTTTAAGCGTTCATAATTCCTGTAGCTTTATCAATGTCTTTAATAAAGGGACTTTCAGAGACAGAGTGAGTTCTTCCATTTTATAGGATTATGCAGCCTAGTTTAGGGGCACTGTCTTGGAAAAGTTGATATAAGTTACTATAACTTGAAatgttatggagcagatcatcttgagtgccattacaagtcatataatggacaagcaggggatcaggcctagtcagcatgggtttaggaaaggcaggtcctgcctgacgaacctgatctccttctatgacaagatgacccggttattggacgagggaaaggctgtggacattgtctacctagactttcgaaaagcatttgacactgtcccccatagaattctcatggaaaaactggcggctcatggcctggatgagcatacgatctgctggatcaagccgtggctggatgggcggtcccaaagagtggtggtcaatggagttaaatccagctggcggccggtcacaagtggtgtccctcagggctcggtgttgggaccatttctgttcaacatctttattgatgaccctgataaggacatagagtgtatcatcagcaagtttgcagatgacacgaagctaagcgggagtgttgatctacgtgaggatagggaggctctacagagagacttggctagattggaccgatgggccaatgctaacggtatgagcttcaacaaggccaagtgccgggtcctgcacttgggccaaaacaaccccacgcatcgctacaggcttggggaagtgtggctggagagctgcctggcagaaaaggacctgggggttctaattgacaagcggctgaacatgagccagcagtgtgcccaggtggccaagagggccaatacatcctggcttgtgttagaaatagtgtgatcagcagaaggagggaggtgattgtccccctgtgctcagcactggtgagtgttgtgtccagttttgggtattgtgttcagttttgggcatctaaatacgagagagatatcgaggtgctggagcgagtgcagaggagggcaatgaagctggtgaagggcctggagaataaatcttatgaggaacgattgaaggagctgggactgtttagtttgaggaagaggaggctgaggggggacctcatcactctctacaactacttgaaaggccattgtagagaggttggtgctggtctcttctcccaggtaattagcaatagaacaagagggaatggcttcaaggtgcagcaggggaggtttaggctggacatgaggaaaaaattcttcacaagaagagtggtcagacactggaatagg
Above is a window of Larus michahellis chromosome 1, bLarMic1.1, whole genome shotgun sequence DNA encoding:
- the CCDC83 gene encoding coiled-coil domain-containing protein 83; this translates as MEEKKKEEKPEEQLTEPESAFPEALLEFQIETKEAAIVQALLGLKQVEKKNKEHHERNDLLKEQKQAHIRHTLRQIEEQEKRRDEKEVVTRDDVEESLKGVWQYVKDKEQLLKDLHSQTEEIEQRFSVKQAERDYWLEYKNVGSKIQANKIMNLEKDIKEVNDDLHRATEYYRNALKETKEENDRLVEMHMNLLKEQASEDALRYLDKNSCRAIEENEWLKEQIKVYQKEVSDLKASIQLLEEENISIVEELIDSRLQNLRIPRNAFLTQAAGLKDEFPKDEMKEVEYREDAAKTDGDESLRRAPVPCQKKEAFPKIQSKTEKEKPQDSDEELWAKSFSPTVDSLYEDEEDFQEYLKLGPLETKLMCVVGRAMPIHEEPAEMPSGTRAEDGISGKSESHITAQMVKALTKAKLG